A genome region from Fervidobacterium changbaicum includes the following:
- a CDS encoding ABC transporter ATP-binding protein produces MAVLKVEDLKMHYKTKMGYVKAVDGISFELEAGESLGIVGESGCGKTSVSMTLLRILPENAEFKGGHVWFNDNGKMVDLVSLSEEEMRHYRWKGISMVFQAAMNSLNPVYRVGDQIVEAILNHYPDTPIDEARAKVAKLFELVTLDPKRMDQYPHQYSGGMKQRAVIALSLSCNPKVIIADEPTTALDVIVQDKILRELKKIQKELNMAMIYISHDIAVIAEVSDKIAVMYAGKFVEQADATTVFKRPMHPYTFLLMNAFPSHVGEKKKLFTIPGEPPNLLNPPTGCRFAPRCPWATDKCRTDEPEYKEVEKGHYVACWHPLTEEVRRDAFRK; encoded by the coding sequence GTGGCAGTGTTGAAAGTTGAAGACTTAAAGATGCATTACAAAACAAAAATGGGCTATGTAAAAGCCGTTGATGGGATATCGTTTGAGTTAGAAGCCGGAGAAAGTCTAGGTATAGTCGGTGAATCTGGTTGTGGTAAAACGTCAGTTTCAATGACATTGTTAAGGATACTACCAGAAAACGCAGAATTTAAGGGTGGACATGTATGGTTCAATGATAATGGAAAGATGGTCGACCTCGTTAGCTTATCAGAAGAAGAAATGCGCCACTATAGATGGAAAGGTATTTCAATGGTTTTCCAAGCTGCAATGAATTCGCTAAACCCAGTGTACAGAGTCGGTGACCAAATCGTTGAAGCTATACTCAACCACTATCCAGATACGCCTATCGACGAAGCAAGAGCGAAAGTTGCAAAGCTTTTTGAATTAGTAACGCTCGACCCAAAACGTATGGACCAATACCCTCACCAATACAGTGGTGGTATGAAACAAAGGGCAGTTATCGCACTGTCGCTATCTTGTAACCCCAAGGTTATAATTGCAGACGAACCAACAACAGCTTTGGATGTTATCGTTCAGGACAAGATATTACGAGAATTGAAGAAAATTCAAAAAGAACTGAACATGGCGATGATTTACATTTCTCATGATATTGCAGTTATTGCAGAAGTAAGCGATAAAATTGCTGTAATGTATGCAGGAAAGTTTGTTGAACAAGCAGATGCAACAACTGTCTTCAAACGTCCGATGCATCCGTACACGTTCTTGCTTATGAATGCATTCCCGAGCCACGTTGGTGAGAAGAAAAAGCTATTTACAATACCTGGAGAGCCACCAAACTTGCTCAATCCGCCTACAGGATGTCGATTCGCACCAAGATGTCCATGGGCAACGGATAAGTGCCGAACCGATGAGCCGGAATACAAAGAGGTTGAAAAAGGACACTATGTAGCATGCTGGCACCCACTGACTGAAGAGGTGAGAAGAGATGCGTTTAGAAAATAA